In Streptococcus respiraculi, one DNA window encodes the following:
- a CDS encoding ABC transporter permease subunit: MFKVERQTSAKSFNLGDFLTKNSMYIVVAVMILYTGMTQDNFFTVGNAANIMANTSVRFIIALGVSGCLIIRGTDLSAGRIVGLTAIITATLVQQPDFAGKFFPNLPDLPLVVPLLAALLVGALLGLINGAIVSFLNVPPFLATLGTQIMTYGFVLIYSQSKPIGTFKDEFVAFGQGKLFGFLPYVTIVAAIIGLAMWVLYNKTRYGKYMYAIGGNEHAAEVSGVNVGMSKIKIFLLAGLLYGLAGFLLSAKTGSAGAGAGMGYELDAIASATIGGVSTAGGQGTVPGILLGVFVFELLKVCLTYLGVTPDMTNVIQGIVIVVAVALDIRKTMVKK; this comes from the coding sequence AAAGTAGAGAGGCAAACATCAGCCAAATCATTTAATCTAGGAGATTTTTTAACGAAAAACTCCATGTATATTGTTGTTGCTGTGATGATTTTATATACTGGAATGACCCAGGATAATTTCTTTACAGTAGGAAATGCAGCCAATATCATGGCCAACACCTCTGTGCGCTTTATTATTGCGCTCGGTGTATCAGGCTGTTTGATTATTCGAGGAACCGACTTATCCGCTGGGCGGATTGTTGGCTTGACAGCCATTATTACCGCAACCTTGGTACAGCAGCCAGATTTTGCTGGCAAGTTTTTCCCCAATTTACCAGACTTACCGCTTGTTGTTCCTTTGCTAGCAGCCTTGCTTGTCGGAGCTCTTTTGGGCTTGATAAATGGTGCCATTGTATCCTTTTTGAATGTACCTCCCTTTTTAGCAACACTCGGTACGCAAATCATGACCTATGGTTTTGTCTTGATTTATTCTCAAAGTAAGCCGATTGGAACCTTTAAAGATGAATTTGTCGCCTTTGGCCAAGGGAAATTGTTTGGTTTTCTTCCATATGTGACGATTGTCGCTGCCATCATTGGGCTTGCGATGTGGGTCTTATACAATAAAACACGATACGGAAAATACATGTATGCCATCGGTGGTAATGAACATGCGGCAGAAGTATCAGGTGTCAATGTAGGCATGTCCAAAATCAAGATTTTCCTCTTAGCCGGTCTCTTGTATGGCTTAGCAGGCTTCCTACTATCTGCCAAAACGGGTTCGGCAGGAGCAGGGGCTGGTATGGGGTATGAACTAGATGCCATTGCCTCAGCAACCATTGGTGGTGTTTCAACTGCGGGAGGTCAAGGAACTGTTCCAGGTATTCTCCTTGGGGTGTTCGTCTTTGAACTGCTTAAAGTTTGTCTGACTTACCTGGGAGTCACCCCAGACATGACAAACGTTATCCAAGGTATTGTGATTGTCGTAGCAGTAGCACTTGATATTCGCAAAACCATGGTGAAAAAATAA
- the gatD gene encoding lipid II isoglutaminyl synthase subunit GatD, translated as MVYTSLSSPAKDYAYKLHIAHLYGDLMNTYGDNGNILMLKYVAEKLGAGVQVDIVSLEDSFDKDFYDIAFFGGGQDFEQSILAKDLPTKKEALSAFIENDGVMLAICGGFQLLGQYYIEAGGRKIEGLGILGHYTLNQINNRFIGDIKIHNEEFNETYYGFENHQGRTFLANNQKPLGKTIYGHGNNNEDGGEGMHYKNTFASYFHGPILSRNANLAYRLVTTALRNKYGQNTVLPAYEEVLALERPEEYGDVKSKARFEEE; from the coding sequence ATGGTCTATACATCACTTTCAAGTCCTGCTAAGGACTATGCCTATAAGCTCCATATTGCGCATCTCTATGGGGACTTGATGAACACTTATGGCGATAATGGTAACATCCTCATGCTCAAATACGTGGCTGAAAAGCTCGGAGCAGGCGTCCAAGTGGATATCGTATCGCTTGAGGATTCATTTGACAAGGATTTCTATGATATTGCCTTTTTCGGGGGTGGGCAGGACTTTGAACAGTCCATTCTTGCAAAAGACTTGCCGACAAAAAAAGAAGCTCTCTCAGCCTTTATTGAAAATGATGGTGTTATGCTTGCTATCTGCGGTGGCTTCCAATTACTGGGCCAGTACTATATCGAAGCGGGCGGCCGCAAGATTGAGGGGCTAGGCATTCTCGGACACTATACGCTCAATCAGATCAACAACCGCTTTATCGGTGATATTAAGATTCATAACGAAGAATTTAACGAGACCTACTATGGCTTTGAAAACCACCAGGGACGGACGTTCTTGGCGAACAATCAAAAACCGCTGGGCAAGACCATTTACGGACACGGCAACAATAACGAGGACGGCGGTGAGGGCATGCACTACAAAAATACCTTTGCTAGCTACTTCCACGGCCCAATCCTCTCGCGCAATGCCAATCTTGCCTACCGCCTTGTTACAACTGCACTGCGCAACAAATACGGGCAGAATACTGTTCTGCCTGCCTACGAAGAGGTTCTCGCCCTCGAAAGACCAGAAGAATATGGCGATGTAAAAAGCAAGGCCCGTTTTGAAGAAGAATAG
- the murT gene encoding lipid II isoglutaminyl synthase subunit MurT, with amino-acid sequence MKLNTALGLLAGKTSQAILSKLGRGTTLPGKIALQFDKHILDSLAKDYEIVVITGTNGKTLTTALTVGILEEAFGAVTTNTSGANMLTGITATFLSAKKNKNGKKIAVLEIDEASLAKVTEFIQPSLIVFTNIFRDQMDRYGEIYTTYQMIVDGAAKAPKATVLANGDSPLFHSTKLINPIKYYGFATDEHEPQLAHYNTEGILCPHCHQILQYKMNTYANLGSYICLSCGFARPDLDYKLTDLKEITHVSSTFVIDEQEYKINIGGLYNIYNALAAVSVAEFLGVSPEIIKTGFDKSKAVFGRQETFNLGDKDCTLVLIKNPVGATQALEMIQLAPYEFNLAVLLNANYADGIDTSWIWDADFERISLMPIPHVFAGGARASEIARRLRVAGANPQDMSQDQSIEKILDLIEKGTTKHTYILATYTAMLELRDILAQRQIVGREMK; translated from the coding sequence ATGAAACTAAATACAGCTTTAGGGCTTCTTGCAGGAAAAACATCTCAAGCAATCCTTAGTAAATTAGGACGTGGGACTACTCTGCCAGGAAAAATTGCCCTTCAATTTGATAAACACATTTTAGATAGCCTTGCAAAAGACTATGAAATCGTCGTCATTACAGGGACCAATGGCAAAACCTTGACGACTGCCTTGACGGTCGGGATTTTGGAAGAGGCCTTTGGAGCAGTCACGACCAATACCAGTGGGGCCAATATGTTGACTGGGATTACCGCCACGTTCTTATCTGCTAAGAAAAATAAGAATGGGAAGAAAATTGCGGTACTTGAAATCGACGAAGCAAGCCTTGCCAAAGTAACCGAGTTTATTCAGCCAAGTTTGATTGTCTTTACCAATATCTTCCGCGATCAGATGGATCGCTACGGCGAGATTTATACAACCTACCAGATGATTGTTGACGGTGCTGCAAAAGCGCCTAAAGCAACTGTCCTTGCCAATGGTGACAGTCCGCTCTTTCATTCAACCAAGTTAATCAATCCAATAAAATACTACGGATTTGCGACAGACGAACACGAGCCACAACTCGCTCATTACAATACCGAGGGAATCCTTTGCCCGCATTGCCACCAGATTTTGCAATACAAGATGAACACCTATGCCAATCTAGGGAGCTACATTTGCCTGTCTTGCGGCTTTGCTCGTCCTGACTTGGACTACAAGCTCACCGACTTAAAAGAAATTACTCATGTTTCTTCAACCTTTGTCATTGACGAGCAGGAATACAAAATCAACATCGGTGGGCTATACAACATCTACAACGCCCTTGCTGCGGTCAGCGTAGCTGAATTTCTAGGTGTATCACCTGAAATCATCAAGACTGGATTTGACAAGAGCAAGGCCGTCTTTGGTCGTCAAGAAACCTTCAATTTAGGCGATAAGGACTGCACTCTGGTCTTGATTAAAAATCCAGTCGGTGCAACACAAGCACTTGAAATGATTCAACTAGCGCCTTACGAATTTAACCTCGCTGTTCTTCTCAATGCCAACTATGCAGACGGGATTGATACTAGCTGGATTTGGGATGCCGATTTTGAACGAATCAGCCTGATGCCGATTCCGCATGTATTTGCGGGTGGGGCACGTGCTTCTGAAATCGCACGTAGGTTACGGGTAGCTGGGGCAAATCCTCAAGACATGAGTCAGGACCAATCTATCGAAAAAATCTTGGACTTGATTGAAAAAGGCACGACCAAGCACACCTATATCCTTGCCACTTACACTGCTATGCTGGAACTTCGCGACATTCTCGCGCAGCGCCAAATCGTTGGAAGGGAGATGAAATAA
- the cdaA gene encoding diadenylate cyclase CdaA, with protein sequence MLNYSQLFDVNYWSSLSASPWTALMHLVDITLVSYLIYRFSKALAGTKIMTLVRGVFLFLFFQILATLLGLQTISWLMNQVITYGVIAGVVIFAPEIRTSLEKLGRTTQLFTRVELSSEETLIQAFIKSVAYMAPRKIGALVAVERTQTLREYCATGIPLDADISSELLINIFIPNTPLHDGAVIIKENKIAVSCAYLPLTESAGISKEFGTRHRAAIGLAEVSDAFVFIVSEETGSISVAYNGLFKHGLSLDEFESELRTIFTPDDVKKRSWLERLGGKNNAR encoded by the coding sequence ATGCTCAATTATAGTCAATTATTTGATGTCAATTACTGGTCTAGTTTGTCAGCTAGTCCCTGGACTGCTTTGATGCACCTAGTCGATATAACACTGGTCAGTTATCTCATTTACCGTTTTAGTAAGGCCTTAGCAGGCACTAAGATTATGACCTTAGTTCGCGGGGTTTTTCTCTTTTTATTCTTCCAAATTTTGGCAACCTTGCTAGGACTTCAAACCATTTCCTGGTTGATGAATCAGGTTATTACCTATGGGGTCATTGCAGGTGTGGTGATTTTTGCACCGGAGATTCGGACGAGCTTGGAAAAACTTGGTCGGACGACCCAACTGTTTACAAGAGTAGAATTAAGTTCAGAAGAAACCCTTATTCAAGCTTTTATCAAGTCAGTAGCCTATATGGCTCCTCGGAAAATTGGAGCCTTAGTTGCAGTCGAGCGCACCCAAACCTTACGTGAATATTGTGCAACAGGTATCCCTCTTGATGCAGATATTTCTAGTGAATTACTCATCAATATTTTCATTCCCAATACCCCACTTCATGACGGTGCTGTGATTATAAAAGAAAATAAGATTGCTGTTTCGTGTGCCTATTTACCACTGACAGAGAGTGCTGGGATTTCAAAAGAATTTGGGACTAGACACCGGGCAGCAATCGGTCTAGCAGAAGTTTCGGATGCCTTTGTCTTTATTGTCTCAGAAGAGACAGGTAGCATCTCAGTCGCCTATAATGGACTGTTCAAGCATGGTCTTAGTTTAGACGAGTTTGAAAGCGAGCTACGGACAATCTTTACCCCTGATGACGTGAAAAAGAGAAGTTGGTTAGAACGCTTAGGAGGTAAAAATAATGCACGATAA
- a CDS encoding YbbR-like domain-containing protein: MHDKLKKVGHLFLSVLIALVLFFYATTTNYKNSITTANTTKKVTESETYTHTITNVPIEMKYDNENYFISGFSPTVTVSLTASNRVILQRESDESTRTFSVVTDLNGLASGTHAIELVASNLPTGVKAKLAPNTVTVKIGKKVSKSYSVQGVITNNQLAEGYSLGKVTVNVSSVKVTTDEDTMSHIDHVEAVVPDASNLDTNYSGTATLQAVDNQGNVLPVVLSQDGATLQATITKTK; the protein is encoded by the coding sequence ATGCACGATAAATTAAAAAAAGTTGGACATTTGTTTCTTTCTGTTTTGATTGCGCTAGTGCTCTTCTTTTATGCAACAACGACCAATTATAAAAATTCAATTACAACTGCCAATACAACCAAGAAGGTCACCGAATCAGAAACCTATACTCATACGATTACCAATGTACCAATTGAAATGAAATACGACAATGAGAATTATTTCATCTCAGGTTTTTCACCAACGGTGACAGTTTCACTAACAGCCTCAAATCGTGTCATTTTACAACGTGAATCAGATGAATCGACACGTACCTTTTCAGTGGTAACAGATTTGAATGGATTGGCCAGTGGAACGCATGCTATTGAACTAGTAGCCTCTAATTTACCGACAGGAGTTAAGGCAAAACTGGCTCCCAACACTGTAACAGTTAAAATTGGGAAAAAAGTGAGCAAGAGCTACAGTGTTCAAGGTGTCATTACCAATAATCAATTAGCCGAAGGTTACAGTCTAGGAAAGGTAACGGTTAATGTGTCATCGGTGAAAGTCACAACGGATGAGGATACCATGTCTCATATCGACCATGTCGAAGCGGTTGTGCCAGATGCTAGTAATCTAGACACTAACTATAGTGGGACAGCCACCTTACAAGCTGTGGATAATCAAGGAAATGTCCTACCAGTTGTCTTATCGCAGGATGGTGCGACTTTACAGGCTACTATTACAAAAACAAAATAA
- the glmM gene encoding phosphoglucosamine mutase, translated as MGKYFGTDGVRGEANVELTPELAFKLGRFGGYVLSQHETETPRVFVGRDTRISGQMLEAALVAGLLSAGIHVYKLGVIATPGVAYLVRTEKASAGVMISASHNPAQDNGIKFFAGDGFKLDDALEAEIEALLDAEEDTLPRPSAQGLGDVVDYPEGLRKYQEFLVSTGFDLEGMKVALDTANGAASTSARQVFADLSAQLAVMAEKPDGLNINEGVGSTHPEALQELVRETGSQIGLAFDGDSDRLIAVDEKGDLVDGDRIMYIIGKYLADHGLLAQNTIVTTVMSNLGFHKALDRERIAKAVTAVGDRYVVEEMRKSGYNVGGEQSGHVILMDYNTTGDGQLTAVQLTKIMKETGKTLSELASEVTIYPQKLVNIRVENSMKDQAMEVEAIAAIIEKMEHEMAGNGRILVRPSGTEPLLRVMAEAPTDAEVDYYVDTIADVVRAEIGID; from the coding sequence ATGGGAAAATATTTTGGAACAGATGGTGTTCGTGGAGAAGCAAATGTTGAGTTGACACCAGAATTGGCCTTTAAACTAGGACGGTTTGGTGGCTATGTATTGAGTCAACATGAAACCGAAACACCGAGGGTGTTCGTTGGCCGTGATACGCGTATCTCAGGACAAATGTTGGAAGCAGCCCTAGTAGCCGGTCTTTTGTCTGCTGGGATTCATGTCTACAAGCTAGGTGTCATTGCAACTCCAGGTGTGGCTTATTTGGTGCGGACTGAAAAAGCAAGTGCAGGAGTCATGATTTCAGCGAGTCATAATCCCGCCCAAGATAACGGCATAAAATTCTTTGCAGGTGACGGCTTTAAGTTAGATGATGCATTAGAAGCAGAAATTGAAGCGCTCCTTGATGCGGAAGAAGATACTCTACCTCGTCCGTCTGCTCAAGGACTAGGAGATGTGGTCGATTATCCAGAAGGTCTTAGAAAATACCAGGAATTTCTTGTTTCTACTGGATTTGATTTAGAGGGAATGAAGGTAGCTCTTGATACAGCAAATGGTGCAGCCAGTACCTCTGCTCGTCAGGTCTTTGCAGATTTGAGTGCTCAATTAGCTGTTATGGCAGAAAAACCAGACGGTTTAAATATCAATGAAGGTGTGGGATCGACCCACCCCGAAGCCTTGCAGGAATTGGTTCGGGAAACAGGAAGCCAGATTGGACTTGCCTTTGATGGGGATAGCGATCGCCTGATTGCGGTTGACGAAAAGGGTGACTTGGTGGACGGTGACCGTATTATGTACATCATTGGAAAATATCTAGCCGACCATGGTTTACTGGCTCAAAATACCATTGTTACAACAGTGATGTCTAATCTCGGTTTCCATAAGGCTTTGGACCGAGAAAGGATTGCGAAAGCTGTAACAGCTGTCGGTGACCGCTATGTGGTCGAAGAAATGCGCAAGTCAGGCTACAATGTCGGCGGTGAGCAATCTGGTCACGTTATCCTTATGGACTATAATACGACAGGCGATGGCCAGTTGACTGCTGTTCAGTTGACCAAAATCATGAAAGAAACTGGGAAAACCCTGTCTGAATTGGCTAGTGAAGTAACCATTTATCCACAAAAATTAGTCAATATTCGTGTTGAAAATAGCATGAAAGATCAGGCGATGGAAGTTGAAGCGATTGCAGCTATCATTGAAAAAATGGAGCATGAAATGGCTGGTAACGGTCGGATTCTTGTCCGTCCAAGTGGCACAGAACCCCTCTTACGGGTTATGGCAGAAGCGCCGACCGATGCAGAAGTGGACTACTATGTCGATACGATTGCTGATGTGGTGAGAGCAGAGATTGGTATTGATTAA
- a CDS encoding ABC-F family ATP-binding cassette domain-containing protein: MSILEVKNLSHGFGDRAIFENVSFRLLKGEHIGLVGANGEGKSTFMSIVTGQLHPDEGKVEWSRYVTAGYLDQHAKLEKGQSVRAVLRTAFDELFKTEERINEIYLSMADENADIDALMEEVGELQDRLESRDFYTLDAKIDEVARALGVMDFGMDSDVTELSGGQRTKILLAKLLLEKPDILLLDEPTNYLDAEHIDWLKRYLQNYENAFVLISHDIPFLNDVINIVYHVENQQLTRYSGDYYQFQEVHAMKRAQLEAAYERQQKEIADLQDFVNRNKARVATRNMAMSRQKKLDKMEIIELQAEKPKPSFDFKMARTPSRFIFQTKDLEIGYDRILNRKPLNLTFERNKKIAIIGANGIGKSTLLKSLLGLIPSLGGQVEQGEYLEIGYFEQEAASGNRQTPLEAVWDAFPALNQAEIRAALARCGLTSKHIESQIQVLSGGEQAKVRFCLLMNRENNVLILDEPTNHLDVDAKDELKRALQAYKGSILMVCHEPDFYQGWVDDVWDFNEM; this comes from the coding sequence GTGAGTATTTTAGAAGTAAAAAATTTAAGTCATGGCTTTGGGGATCGTGCCATTTTTGAAAACGTCTCCTTTCGCCTTTTAAAAGGGGAGCATATCGGACTTGTAGGAGCAAATGGAGAAGGGAAATCAACCTTCATGTCCATTGTGACAGGTCAATTGCATCCAGACGAGGGAAAAGTTGAGTGGTCCCGCTATGTTACAGCAGGGTATCTGGACCAGCATGCTAAACTCGAAAAAGGGCAATCTGTACGTGCTGTTTTGCGAACCGCTTTTGATGAATTGTTTAAGACAGAAGAGCGCATCAATGAGATTTACCTATCTATGGCAGATGAAAATGCTGACATAGATGCCCTTATGGAAGAAGTTGGGGAATTACAAGATCGCTTGGAAAGTCGTGATTTTTATACCTTGGATGCCAAGATTGATGAAGTGGCTCGTGCTTTAGGAGTCATGGATTTTGGGATGGATAGCGATGTTACGGAGTTATCTGGTGGGCAAAGGACTAAGATTTTATTAGCCAAGCTCTTGCTTGAAAAACCGGATATTCTACTGCTTGATGAGCCGACTAACTATTTGGATGCTGAGCATATTGACTGGCTCAAACGCTATTTGCAAAATTATGAAAATGCCTTTGTTCTGATTTCCCATGATATTCCTTTCTTAAATGATGTAATTAACATTGTCTATCATGTGGAAAACCAGCAATTAACGCGCTACTCAGGTGACTATTACCAGTTCCAAGAGGTACATGCCATGAAGCGTGCCCAGTTAGAAGCAGCCTATGAGCGTCAACAAAAAGAAATTGCCGACCTTCAGGACTTTGTCAACCGTAATAAGGCCCGTGTTGCTACTCGTAATATGGCCATGTCTCGCCAGAAAAAACTTGATAAAATGGAGATTATTGAGCTACAGGCTGAGAAACCAAAACCGTCCTTTGATTTCAAAATGGCGAGAACACCGAGCCGCTTTATCTTTCAGACCAAAGATTTGGAAATTGGCTATGACCGTATTCTTAATCGCAAACCACTCAATCTGACCTTTGAACGCAATAAGAAAATTGCCATTATCGGAGCGAATGGGATAGGAAAATCTACCTTGCTAAAAAGTTTATTAGGCTTGATTCCGTCCTTAGGTGGTCAGGTTGAGCAGGGGGAGTATCTAGAAATTGGTTACTTTGAACAAGAGGCAGCTAGTGGTAACCGTCAAACGCCACTCGAAGCAGTCTGGGACGCCTTTCCTGCCCTTAATCAGGCAGAAATCCGTGCAGCCTTGGCTCGTTGCGGTCTGACATCCAAGCATATTGAAAGCCAGATTCAGGTCTTATCAGGAGGCGAGCAGGCTAAGGTTCGTTTCTGTCTCTTGATGAATCGTGAAAACAATGTCTTGATTTTAGACGAGCCGACCAACCACTTGGATGTTGATGCTAAGGACGAATTAAAGCGTGCCCTTCAAGCCTATAAAGGCTCGATTCTCATGGTCTGCCACGAGCCTGATTTCTACCAAGGCTGGGTGGATGATGTCTGGGATTTTAATGAGATGTAA
- the pepV gene encoding dipeptidase PepV, producing MTIDFKAEVEKRREDLLADLFSLLEINSERDDSLADTEHPFGPGPVKALHKFLEIAERDGYPTKNVDNYAGHFEYGDGDEVLGIFAHMDVVPAGSGWNTDPYTPTIKDGKLYARGSSDDKGPTVACYYGLKIIKELGLPISKKVRFVVGTDEESGWADMDYYFEHSGVKEPDFGFSPDAEFPIINGEKGNITEYLHFAGKNSGTARLHSFTGGLRENMVPESATALVSGALPDLADKLVAFAAEHQVRFELDEEDDKYKVTIIGKSAHGASPQSGVNGATYLARFLNQFDFAGSAKDYLAVAGEILFEDHKGEALGVAHTDEKMGALSMNAGVFCFDEAATDNTIALNFRYPKGTSPEVIQAVLKNLAVADVTLSEHGHTPHYVPMEDPLVATLLDVYERQTGLRGHEQVIGGGTFGRLLKRGVAYGAMFPGYTDTMHQANEFADVEDLMRAAAIYAEAIYELVK from the coding sequence ATGACGATTGATTTTAAAGCAGAGGTGGAAAAACGCCGTGAGGATTTGCTAGCTGATTTGTTTAGCTTGCTCGAGATCAACTCTGAGCGGGATGATAGCCTGGCAGATACCGAACATCCATTTGGACCTGGCCCTGTCAAGGCCTTGCACAAGTTCTTGGAGATTGCAGAGCGTGACGGTTATCCAACTAAGAACGTAGATAACTATGCCGGGCATTTTGAGTACGGTGATGGTGATGAAGTTCTTGGTATTTTTGCCCACATGGATGTAGTGCCTGCAGGAAGCGGCTGGAATACAGATCCTTATACGCCGACCATTAAAGACGGAAAACTCTATGCACGTGGGTCAAGCGATGATAAGGGACCAACTGTGGCTTGCTACTATGGTCTCAAAATCATTAAGGAATTAGGCTTGCCGATTTCCAAGAAAGTCCGTTTTGTCGTAGGAACAGACGAGGAATCTGGCTGGGCAGACATGGATTATTACTTTGAGCATAGCGGTGTCAAAGAACCTGATTTTGGTTTCTCACCAGACGCTGAGTTCCCGATTATCAATGGTGAAAAAGGAAATATTACTGAGTATCTTCATTTCGCTGGGAAAAATAGTGGCACAGCACGCCTGCATAGCTTTACAGGTGGTTTGCGGGAAAATATGGTGCCAGAATCTGCAACAGCCCTTGTCTCAGGTGCTCTTCCAGACCTAGCAGACAAATTGGTAGCCTTTGCCGCAGAACATCAAGTCCGTTTTGAACTCGATGAAGAAGATGATAAGTACAAAGTAACTATTATTGGAAAATCAGCTCACGGAGCGTCTCCACAATCTGGTGTTAATGGGGCAACTTATCTTGCTCGCTTCTTGAATCAGTTTGATTTTGCAGGATCGGCTAAGGACTATCTTGCTGTTGCCGGAGAAATCTTGTTTGAAGACCACAAGGGTGAAGCACTTGGTGTGGCGCACACAGACGAGAAAATGGGCGCATTATCCATGAACGCTGGTGTCTTCTGTTTTGATGAAGCAGCTACTGACAATACCATTGCGCTTAACTTCCGTTATCCAAAAGGCACAAGCCCAGAAGTTATTCAAGCCGTCTTGAAGAACTTGGCAGTGGCTGACGTAACCTTGTCAGAACATGGTCACACACCGCACTATGTCCCAATGGAAGATCCGTTGGTTGCGACCTTGCTGGATGTCTACGAACGCCAAACAGGTTTGCGTGGCCATGAACAAGTCATCGGTGGTGGAACCTTTGGCCGTCTCTTGAAACGTGGTGTGGCTTACGGCGCTATGTTCCCAGGCTATACAGACACCATGCACCAAGCCAATGAATTTGCAGATGTCGAAGACCTGATGCGTGCAGCAGCTATTTACGCAGAAGCCATTTACGAATTGGTTAAATAA
- a CDS encoding uracil-DNA glycosylase family protein has product MSSIEEIRSAIMQDVENQGYTERGIQPLFQVGSGARILIVGQAPGLKAEERQQLFADPSGDNLRSWLGLDKETFYNANQLAILPMDFYYPGKGKSGDLPPRKGFAEKWHSELFAMMPQLELTLLIGQYAQEYYLRDRRKRTLTETVKAYEDYLPQYLPLVHPSPRNNIWQAKNPWFRTELVSKLQEKVAQILDK; this is encoded by the coding sequence ATGTCCAGCATCGAAGAAATACGATCGGCCATTATGCAGGATGTTGAGAATCAAGGCTATACAGAACGAGGGATTCAGCCCCTGTTTCAAGTTGGAAGTGGAGCGAGGATACTGATTGTTGGTCAAGCGCCAGGTTTGAAAGCTGAGGAGCGCCAGCAACTATTTGCAGATCCGAGTGGCGATAACTTGCGGTCGTGGCTAGGGCTAGATAAAGAAACCTTTTATAATGCCAACCAACTAGCGATTTTGCCCATGGATTTTTACTATCCAGGAAAGGGGAAATCAGGCGATTTGCCACCGAGAAAGGGGTTCGCAGAAAAATGGCACTCAGAGCTGTTTGCGATGATGCCCCAGCTTGAGTTGACACTCTTGATTGGTCAATATGCGCAAGAATATTACTTGAGAGACAGACGAAAACGCACATTGACCGAAACAGTCAAAGCCTATGAAGACTATTTACCGCAGTATCTACCGCTCGTACATCCCTCTCCCCGCAACAATATCTGGCAGGCGAAAAACCCTTGGTTTCGGACGGAATTAGTCTCGAAATTGCAGGAAAAAGTAGCTCAAATCCTAGATAAATAG
- a CDS encoding TPM domain-containing protein — translation MKKGLRWIVGLFLIPLMFLLLTPSVYAQVPDRPLESTVLDETHSLSSDTIQAIDSENRAWKSTTEQLQVGVYMTDSLSGDIESLANEVFRKWQVGFSGTNNGVLLVIALEDRKFRIETSDNAATVLTDVEARRILKDARSFFREGDYNGGVHYIVDAIGDTFYGTDRAKARLDEFEEEHGGDNSISFGLIILVCVIIGILLDRGGRGGRGGRGGRGGGDALLWMLLNSSSSSSDHSSGSSGFGGGGWSGGGGGGGGASSGW, via the coding sequence ATGAAAAAAGGTTTACGTTGGATTGTCGGATTGTTCCTAATCCCTCTGATGTTCCTGTTGCTTACTCCCTCCGTATATGCCCAAGTCCCTGATAGACCGCTAGAATCAACGGTGCTAGATGAGACCCATTCCCTATCAAGTGACACCATTCAAGCCATTGATAGTGAGAATCGTGCTTGGAAATCAACGACCGAGCAACTTCAGGTCGGGGTCTATATGACAGATTCCCTTTCAGGAGATATCGAATCCTTAGCGAATGAAGTGTTTCGCAAATGGCAGGTCGGGTTTTCAGGTACCAATAATGGTGTGCTTCTTGTCATCGCACTTGAAGATCGCAAGTTTCGGATAGAGACCTCAGATAATGCTGCAACTGTGTTGACAGATGTCGAAGCACGGCGTATCTTAAAGGACGCGCGTAGTTTTTTCCGAGAAGGGGATTACAATGGCGGTGTCCACTATATTGTGGATGCCATTGGCGATACCTTTTACGGAACGGACCGAGCCAAGGCACGCTTGGATGAATTTGAGGAAGAGCATGGCGGTGATAATAGCATCTCCTTCGGGCTTATTATCCTCGTATGTGTCATTATTGGTATCTTACTAGACCGCGGTGGTAGAGGCGGTCGTGGTGGCAGAGGCGGCCGTGGCGGTGGTGATGCCCTGCTCTGGATGTTGCTCAACAGCTCTAGCAGTTCTAGCGATCATTCCTCAGGATCATCTGGATTCGGCGGTGGTGGCTGGTCTGGTGGTGGAGGCGGTGGAGGCGGCGCCTCATCGGGTTGGTAG